DNA from Plasmodium cynomolgi strain B DNA, scaffold: 0314, whole genome shotgun sequence:
tatgatgaagaattatataataaattaaacaatTTCCGAACTTTAgttcaaaatgaaatgaacaaatataCAGGTAAATGTTCAAACGATTTATCACTTTTAATGCCATTAATACAATATACCCCACCattagcaaaaaattctGATAGGGGAGAAGGAAATTCAGGATTACCATCTGAAACAAGAACacaattaaatgaaaaattagaagaaaaatttggcaCTCACACTAAAACAGGATCACAAGGAGAGAAAGTCCAACTATTGGTAGACAAATCGAAACTATCAGCACTACGTAATAGTGATATATTACAACAAACACATGTATTAtctaaaaatgaagaacatcGAGAAAATATGCCCATAAATGACcttaataataaaacatttaCTCCAGTGTATTTACCTAAAGAAAGACAATTAACTGAATCCAGTGAACATATAGGTGGAACGATATATCAACCAAATAATGTTCAGGCAACTTCAAGTTCTCCAGAtggaattgtaaaaaaaataaatggtgCTTTCTCTGGTATTTCAGAATATGTTGATGCAGCTCCTCTTATGGGTGTGTCTGGAGGGATGGGAGCTTTATACTTACTTTTAAGggtattcaaaaatttttaatatatttccatATGTTTATactacatttatatataaattagaATTATCTTAaagttattttataaaattcttatataattttttttaataatagtATACACCAGTTGGATCCTACtttggaagaagaagaagtcaAATTCGTAGAAATGTTGAGGGACTTTCGTCGGGAGAATTCCCAAATTTTTCTGAATATGATGGTGGGTATATTCGATATGGTCCAATGAATATATCTTCTCAGGCGGAATAGGTCATTTTGCgttaatttatcataaaatataagtttatataaaatgtcatcatcaaaataaaaaacaatataaataatataactctatataataaaatcaaaattatCTATGGATtacacacttttttaaaatcataaataagtattattttattctttgtataaatattttcaaattcatcatttatataaatatattattgcaaaagttagaaaaaaatatatgttactTAGATCAATGCAGGAATTATTGTAAACATGCATCAAGACATTTTTTCAGGATCAATACAttccaaaaa
Protein-coding regions in this window:
- a CDS encoding hypothetical protein (putative), producing MACKNDTGKYFDYNCYYELKNYYESYYSTSKPERFLDQYKIPDKYNHIYKKFEVFIPEVIKYFAYDRFSYESVDLACKYINYWLQEQIRKENTYALTEEDLDFFKSLADDFAKFEYGCPACNNNTCSKFFSYLPLNKYTIINTLYNTYALYNELKDPSKKLLDEYICSNFLSIRRYYRELLLDNIYDEELYNKLNNFRTLVQNEMNKYTGKCSNDLSLLMPLIQYTPPLAKNSDRGEGNSGLPSETRTQLNEKLEEKFGTHTKTGSQGEKVQLLVDKSKLSALRNSDILQQTHVLSKNEEHRENMPINDLNNKTFTPVYLPKERQLTESSEHIGGTIYQPNNVQATSSSPDGIVKKINGAFSGISEYVDAAPLMGVSGGMGALYLLLRYTPVGSYFGRRRSQIRRNVEGLSSGEFPNFSEYDGGYIRYGPMNISSQAE